From a region of the Xanthomonas rydalmerensis genome:
- a CDS encoding glutamine--tRNA ligase/YqeY domain fusion protein, translating to MSDTPATDASAPAEKKDFIRQIVREDLASGKHTAIRTRFPPEPNGYLHIGHAKAICLDFGIAAEFAGRCNLRFDDTNPAKEDPEFVAAIQDDVRWLGFDWAELRHASDYFEVYYLAAEKLIRDGHAFVCDLSAEQVREYRGTLTEPGRDSPYRTRSVEENLDLFRRMRAGEFPDGARTLRAKIDMSSGNINLRDPALYRIKHVEHQNTGNAWPIYPMYDFAHSLGDAVEGITHSLCTLEFEDHRPLYDWCVDKVDLAGHPELLQPLLDKGLPREAGKPRQIEFSRLNINYTVMSKRKLTQLVTEGLVDGWDDPRMYTLQGLRRRGYTPAALRLLVDRVGISKQNSVIDFSVLEGCLREDLDAHAARRMAVIEPLKLVLSNLPEGHSETLTFSNHPKDDSFGTREVPFSRELWIEHEDFAEVPPKGWKRLVPGGEVRLRGAGIARVDEVIKNDAGEIVELRGWLDPESRPGMEGANRKVKGTIHWVSAAHAVEAEIRLYDRLFSVEKPDDESDGKTYRDHLNPDSKRSVRGYVEPAAAQAAPEQAFQFERTGYFVADRYDHRADAPVFNRSVTLRDTWSAGQGGA from the coding sequence ATGTCCGACACCCCCGCTACCGACGCCTCCGCCCCGGCCGAGAAGAAAGACTTCATCCGCCAGATCGTCCGCGAGGACCTGGCCAGCGGCAAGCACACGGCCATCCGCACCCGCTTCCCGCCCGAGCCCAACGGCTACCTGCACATCGGCCACGCCAAGGCGATCTGCCTGGACTTCGGCATCGCCGCCGAGTTCGCCGGGCGCTGCAACCTGCGCTTCGACGACACCAATCCGGCCAAGGAAGACCCCGAATTCGTCGCCGCGATCCAGGACGACGTGCGCTGGCTGGGCTTCGACTGGGCCGAGTTGCGCCACGCCTCGGACTATTTCGAGGTGTATTACCTGGCCGCCGAGAAGCTGATCCGCGACGGCCACGCTTTCGTCTGCGACCTCTCCGCCGAGCAGGTGCGCGAGTACCGCGGCACGCTCACCGAGCCCGGCCGCGACTCGCCGTACCGCACCCGGAGCGTCGAGGAGAACCTGGACCTGTTCCGGCGCATGCGCGCCGGCGAGTTCCCGGACGGTGCGCGCACCCTGCGCGCCAAGATCGACATGAGCAGCGGCAACATCAACCTGCGCGATCCGGCGCTGTACCGCATCAAGCACGTCGAGCACCAGAACACCGGCAACGCCTGGCCGATCTACCCGATGTACGACTTCGCGCATTCGCTGGGCGATGCCGTGGAAGGCATCACCCACTCGCTGTGCACGCTGGAGTTCGAGGACCACCGCCCGCTTTACGACTGGTGCGTGGACAAGGTCGACCTGGCCGGTCATCCGGAGCTGCTGCAGCCGCTGCTGGACAAGGGCCTGCCGCGCGAGGCGGGCAAGCCGCGGCAGATCGAGTTTTCGCGACTCAACATCAACTACACGGTGATGAGCAAGCGCAAGCTGACCCAACTGGTGACCGAAGGCCTGGTCGACGGCTGGGACGATCCGCGCATGTACACCCTGCAGGGCCTGCGCCGCCGCGGCTACACGCCGGCCGCGCTGCGCCTGCTGGTCGACCGCGTCGGCATCAGCAAGCAGAACTCGGTGATCGATTTCTCGGTGCTGGAAGGCTGCCTGCGCGAAGACCTGGACGCGCACGCCGCGCGGCGCATGGCGGTGATCGAGCCGCTGAAGCTGGTGTTGAGCAATCTCCCGGAAGGCCACAGCGAGACGTTGACCTTCTCCAACCATCCCAAGGACGACAGCTTCGGCACGCGCGAGGTGCCGTTCTCGCGCGAGCTGTGGATCGAGCACGAGGATTTCGCCGAAGTCCCGCCCAAGGGCTGGAAGCGGCTGGTGCCGGGCGGCGAAGTGCGCCTGCGCGGCGCCGGCATCGCCCGCGTCGACGAGGTGATCAAGAACGACGCCGGCGAGATCGTGGAACTGCGCGGCTGGCTCGACCCGGAATCGCGTCCGGGCATGGAAGGCGCCAACCGCAAGGTCAAGGGCACCATCCACTGGGTCAGCGCCGCCCACGCGGTGGAGGCGGAGATCCGCCTGTACGACCGCCTGTTCTCGGTGGAGAAGCCCGACGACGAGTCCGACGGCAAGACCTACCGCGACCACCTCAACCCCGACTCCAAGCGCAGCGTGCGTGGCTACGTCGAACCCGCCGCCGCGCAGGCCGCGCCGGAGCAGGCGTTCCAGTTCGAGCGCACCGGCTATTTCGTCGCCGACCGCTACGACCACCGCGCCGACGCGCCGGTGTTCAACCGCAGCGTGACCCTGCGCGATACCTGGAGTGCCGGCCAGGGCGGCGCCTGA
- a CDS encoding STN domain-containing protein, giving the protein MHTVLRRSCPALALTIALAGCASSTASSGAAPDSAATASAPATTGKCDAVPDHAYDLPAGRFDEVAQQLAHATGCMVVYRDPSLASLPVNAVKGQVSIRQALHQALDGTALRIAQDSADAMTVVRR; this is encoded by the coding sequence ATGCACACCGTCCTGCGCCGTAGCTGCCCCGCCCTCGCCCTGACCATCGCACTCGCCGGCTGCGCCTCCTCCACCGCCTCGTCCGGCGCGGCCCCGGATTCAGCCGCCACCGCCAGCGCACCGGCAACGACCGGCAAGTGCGACGCGGTCCCCGACCACGCCTACGACCTGCCGGCCGGGCGCTTCGATGAGGTAGCGCAGCAACTGGCCCACGCCACCGGCTGCATGGTCGTGTACCGCGACCCCAGCCTCGCGTCGCTGCCGGTCAACGCGGTGAAGGGACAAGTCAGCATCCGCCAGGCGCTGCACCAGGCACTGGACGGCACCGCGTTGCGGATCGCACAGGACAGCGCAGACGCGATGACCGTCGTGCGCCGCTGA
- a CDS encoding AraC family transcriptional regulator, with the protein MSPAASLSLRSYGRDGAAHQHGHVQLVLPLHGTLELEVDGRGGYLDRFRAAVVAPQTRHAQSALDANRFLIVDCATDAFGDDALERLRRQPFLDLPPPLQDLLAAQAPYPDLDLTHARAGAAVLAWLQADTAPRGWQRLQALCRRVEAAPGQDWPVRRMAQLAHLSPSRLHALFRAALGRTPQDWVAARRLDWVRQQLAHGTRPIATIAQDSGYADQSALTHALKRSTGQTPAAYRRRHRPAPGQESGTSRRPPLAAC; encoded by the coding sequence ATGTCCCCCGCCGCCTCCCTCAGCCTGCGCAGCTACGGCCGCGACGGCGCCGCTCATCAGCATGGCCACGTGCAGCTGGTGCTGCCGCTGCACGGCACGCTGGAACTGGAAGTGGACGGCCGCGGCGGCTATCTGGACCGCTTCCGCGCCGCGGTGGTCGCGCCGCAGACCCGGCATGCGCAGTCCGCGCTGGACGCAAACCGCTTCCTGATCGTCGATTGCGCCACCGATGCGTTCGGCGACGATGCGCTGGAACGCCTGCGGCGACAGCCCTTTCTCGACCTGCCCCCGCCCTTGCAGGACCTGCTCGCCGCGCAGGCGCCGTATCCCGACCTCGACCTCACCCATGCTCGCGCCGGCGCAGCCGTGCTGGCCTGGCTGCAGGCGGACACCGCACCCCGTGGCTGGCAGCGGCTGCAGGCGCTGTGCCGACGCGTCGAGGCCGCGCCCGGCCAGGACTGGCCGGTGCGGCGCATGGCGCAGCTGGCGCACCTGAGCCCGAGCCGCCTGCACGCGCTGTTTCGCGCCGCGCTGGGGCGTACGCCGCAGGACTGGGTGGCGGCACGCCGGCTGGACTGGGTGCGCCAGCAACTGGCGCACGGTACTCGGCCGATCGCCACAATCGCCCAGGACAGCGGCTATGCCGACCAGAGCGCGCTGACCCACGCGCTGAAGCGCAGCACCGGGCAGACGCCGGCCGCCTACCGCCGCCGTCATCGTCCAGCACCAGGACAGGAGTCTGGGACAAGCCGGCGCCCGCCGCTGGCGGCATGCTGA
- a CDS encoding DMT family transporter, translating to MRERLWAGVGSGMAAGALWGLVFLVPQLLSAFSPLQLAVSRYLAYGAIAALVLLPRWRTATAPLGAAEWWALLRLSLLGNIVYYVLLGSAVQWAGGAATALIIGLLPAAVTVIGSRAAGAVRLRRLAAPCALCVLGVALVAAQTLAVARPHIPASLGLRAAGLACAVGALACWTAYSIKNARWLRRRPDLSGRDWSLLTGVVTGALALVLALPAFALADTTHAGPDWMRFWGLALVLALFASVIGNACWNHASRLLPLTLVGQMIVFETVFALLYGFLWEQRWPNPLELLAIACLLGGVLWCTLVHARPQSPAHEAKPG from the coding sequence ATGCGCGAACGTCTATGGGCAGGGGTCGGCAGCGGCATGGCCGCGGGCGCGCTGTGGGGACTGGTGTTCCTGGTGCCGCAACTGCTGAGCGCCTTCTCGCCGCTGCAACTGGCGGTCTCGCGCTACCTGGCCTATGGCGCCATCGCCGCCCTGGTGCTGCTGCCGCGCTGGCGCACCGCGACCGCGCCGCTGGGTGCCGCCGAATGGTGGGCGCTGCTGCGCCTGAGCCTGCTCGGCAACATCGTCTACTACGTGCTGCTGGGCAGCGCCGTGCAGTGGGCCGGCGGCGCCGCCACCGCGCTGATCATCGGCCTGTTGCCGGCGGCGGTCACCGTGATCGGCTCGCGCGCGGCCGGCGCAGTGCGGTTGCGCCGGCTCGCCGCGCCCTGCGCGCTGTGCGTGCTCGGCGTGGCGCTGGTCGCGGCGCAGACCCTGGCCGTCGCACGGCCGCATATTCCGGCCAGCCTCGGCCTGCGCGCGGCCGGGTTGGCGTGCGCGGTCGGCGCGCTGGCGTGCTGGACCGCCTATTCGATCAAGAACGCGCGCTGGCTGCGGCGACGCCCGGACCTGTCCGGCCGCGACTGGTCGCTGCTGACCGGCGTGGTCACCGGCGCGCTGGCCCTGGTACTGGCGCTGCCGGCCTTCGCCCTGGCCGACACGACACATGCCGGCCCCGACTGGATGCGCTTCTGGGGCCTGGCGCTGGTGCTGGCGCTGTTCGCCTCGGTGATCGGCAACGCCTGCTGGAACCACGCCAGCCGGCTGCTGCCGCTGACCCTGGTCGGGCAGATGATCGTGTTCGAGACGGTCTTCGCGCTGCTGTACGGCTTCCTGTGGGAGCAGCGCTGGCCGAACCCGCTGGAACTGCTGGCGATCGCCTGCCTGCTCGGCGGCGTGCTGTGGTGCACCCTGGTGCATGCGCGGCCGCAATCCCCTGCGCACGAAGCCAAGCCCGGTTAA
- the rlmM gene encoding 23S rRNA (cytidine(2498)-2'-O)-methyltransferase RlmM, producing the protein MSPENGPLVHGLLCYCRPGFEPELAGELNARAGEAGLAAYARTERNSGYALLLADTAVPAQALPWRGLIFARQKLHLLAELRELPASDRIAPILQALAGQPRFGDLWVEHPDSDAGKPLSGLARSFGNALRPALRKAGLLSDKPQPRLPRLHVCFVTGTHALLAVADSEDSAPWPLGIPRLKLLPEAPSRSALKLEEALLALLTPHERETLLRPGMRAADLGAAPGGWTWVLTRQHLHVTSVDNGPLRQHVLDSGLVDHLRADGFHWKPPQPLDWMVCDMVEQPRRVAERMATWFREGWCRHAIFNLKLPMKKRWDETRLCLDLFAERAERPLQLRAKQLYHDREEITVLAIPG; encoded by the coding sequence ATGTCCCCCGAGAACGGCCCGCTGGTCCATGGCCTGTTGTGCTACTGCCGGCCCGGCTTCGAACCCGAACTGGCGGGCGAGCTCAACGCCCGCGCGGGCGAGGCCGGGCTGGCCGCCTACGCGCGCACCGAGCGCAACAGCGGCTATGCGTTGCTGCTCGCCGACACCGCGGTGCCGGCGCAGGCGCTGCCCTGGCGCGGGCTGATCTTCGCCCGGCAGAAGCTGCACCTGCTGGCCGAACTGCGCGAACTGCCGGCCAGCGACCGCATCGCACCGATCCTGCAGGCGCTGGCCGGGCAGCCGCGCTTCGGCGACCTGTGGGTCGAACATCCGGACTCGGACGCCGGCAAGCCGCTGTCGGGCCTGGCGCGTAGCTTCGGCAACGCGCTGCGACCCGCCCTGCGCAAGGCCGGCCTGCTCAGCGACAAGCCGCAGCCGCGGCTGCCGCGCCTGCACGTCTGCTTCGTGACCGGCACCCACGCCCTGCTCGCGGTGGCCGACAGCGAGGACAGCGCGCCGTGGCCGCTGGGCATTCCGCGCCTGAAGCTGTTGCCGGAGGCCCCCTCGCGCTCGGCACTGAAACTGGAGGAAGCGCTGCTGGCACTGCTGACCCCGCACGAGCGCGAGACGCTGCTGCGCCCGGGCATGCGCGCCGCCGACCTCGGCGCCGCCCCCGGCGGCTGGACCTGGGTGCTGACCCGCCAGCACCTGCACGTGACCAGCGTGGACAACGGTCCGCTGCGCCAGCACGTGCTCGACAGCGGCCTGGTCGACCACCTGCGCGCCGACGGCTTCCACTGGAAACCACCGCAACCATTGGACTGGATGGTCTGCGACATGGTCGAGCAACCGCGCCGTGTCGCCGAGCGCATGGCCACCTGGTTCCGCGAGGGCTGGTGCCGGCACGCGATCTTCAATCTGAAGCTGCCGATGAAGAAACGCTGGGATGAGACCCGGCTATGCCTGGACCTGTTCGCCGAACGCGCCGAGCGCCCGCTGCAGCTGCGCGCCAAGCAGCTCTACCACGACCGCGAAGAGATCACGGTGCTGGCGATACCGGGCTGA
- a CDS encoding nucleoside deaminase has translation MLYAQVHLTLPAWIHEAVDPQAVYASDADKVALAVELSRLNVDAGSGGPFGAAVFGPDHRIIAVGVNRVVPQTTSLAHAENMAYMLAQQRLQTPRLNAVLSPVTLATSSQPCCQCYGATIWAGIDRLLIGASAEDVMALTPFDEGPLPADWVGELQRRGIEVVRGLHRDAACAVLRRYGELDSPRY, from the coding sequence ATGCTCTACGCGCAAGTCCACCTCACCCTGCCCGCCTGGATCCACGAAGCGGTCGATCCGCAGGCCGTCTACGCCAGCGACGCCGACAAGGTGGCGCTGGCGGTGGAACTGTCGCGACTGAACGTGGACGCCGGCAGCGGCGGCCCGTTCGGTGCGGCGGTGTTCGGCCCGGACCACCGCATCATCGCCGTCGGCGTGAACCGGGTGGTGCCGCAGACCACCTCGCTCGCGCATGCCGAGAACATGGCCTACATGCTGGCCCAGCAGCGCCTGCAGACCCCGCGCTTGAACGCGGTGCTGTCGCCGGTGACCCTGGCCACCTCCTCGCAGCCGTGCTGCCAGTGCTACGGCGCGACCATCTGGGCCGGCATCGACCGCCTGCTGATCGGCGCCAGCGCCGAGGACGTGATGGCGCTGACCCCGTTCGACGAAGGCCCGCTGCCGGCCGACTGGGTCGGCGAACTGCAGCGCCGCGGCATCGAGGTGGTGCGCGGCCTGCACCGCGACGCCGCCTGCGCGGTGCTGCGCCGCTACGGCGAACTCGACAGCCCCCGCTACTGA
- a CDS encoding Gfo/Idh/MocA family protein, which produces MSPSSPNRRRLLLAGLSAAGAGMLGPMGWAATPSRRRKPLGVALVGLGEYASSRLAPGLTLTRHCRLAGIVTGSPQKIPQWQARYRIPDRNVYSYDDLERIADNPDIDVVYVVTPPHLHAPLSIRAAAAGKHVWCEKPMALHAEQAQAMIETCARNKVRLSIGYRMQHEPNTRRLIALAGERPFGAMRRVRAEAGYAGYGDTDPAQRPWRLRAEYGGGAMYDMGVYPLNAARYTTGTEPLAVSARRSTERPALFDEVDEHMHFTLEFPHEVTATCAASFGRTMNLLRAECANGWYELAPFQAYDGVRGRASDGRLFDARVRHQQALQMDEDALAILHGTPLRVPGEEGLRDIRIVEAIQRSARADGARIVL; this is translated from the coding sequence ATGTCACCTTCCTCGCCGAATCGCCGCCGTCTGTTGCTTGCCGGCCTGTCCGCGGCCGGTGCCGGCATGCTGGGACCGATGGGGTGGGCGGCGACGCCATCGCGGCGGCGCAAGCCGCTGGGCGTGGCCCTGGTCGGGCTGGGCGAGTACGCCAGCAGCCGTCTGGCGCCGGGTCTCACTCTGACCAGGCATTGTCGCCTGGCCGGCATCGTCACCGGCTCGCCGCAGAAGATCCCGCAGTGGCAGGCGCGCTATCGCATCCCGGATCGCAACGTCTACAGCTACGACGACCTGGAGCGCATCGCCGACAACCCGGACATCGACGTGGTCTACGTGGTCACGCCGCCGCACCTGCACGCGCCGCTGAGCATCCGCGCCGCCGCCGCCGGCAAGCACGTGTGGTGCGAGAAGCCGATGGCGCTGCATGCCGAGCAGGCGCAGGCGATGATCGAGACCTGCGCGCGCAACAAGGTGCGGCTGAGCATCGGCTACCGCATGCAGCACGAGCCCAATACCCGACGCCTCATTGCCCTGGCCGGCGAACGCCCGTTCGGGGCGATGCGCCGCGTGCGCGCGGAGGCGGGCTACGCCGGCTATGGCGACACCGACCCGGCGCAGCGGCCATGGCGGCTGCGCGCGGAGTATGGCGGTGGGGCGATGTACGACATGGGCGTGTATCCGCTCAACGCGGCGCGCTACACGACCGGCACCGAGCCGCTGGCGGTCAGCGCGCGGCGTTCCACGGAGCGGCCGGCGCTGTTCGACGAGGTCGACGAGCACATGCATTTCACCCTGGAATTCCCGCACGAGGTGACCGCCACCTGCGCGGCCAGCTTCGGCCGCACCATGAACCTGCTGCGCGCCGAGTGCGCGAACGGCTGGTACGAACTGGCGCCGTTCCAGGCCTACGACGGCGTGCGCGGCCGGGCCAGCGACGGCCGCCTGTTCGACGCGCGGGTGCGGCACCAGCAGGCGCTGCAGATGGACGAGGACGCGCTGGCGATCCTGCACGGCACGCCGCTGCGCGTGCCCGGCGAAGAAGGCCTGCGCGACATCCGCATCGTCGAGGCGATCCAGCGTTCGGCGCGTGCGGATGGGGCGCGGATCGTGCTGTAG